From a single Crateriforma spongiae genomic region:
- a CDS encoding aldehyde dehydrogenase family protein, translating to MSTTLSPNELDVKIDHAECFINGEFVPAASGKTFATINPATEEEICQVAEGDAEDVDRAAKAARAALESGPWARMDAADRGRLMYRLADRIEQDIDSLAALETLDNGKPIRESRGGDLPLVVDVLRYYAGFADKIQGSTIPVRGNHFCYTRREPIGVAGQIIPWNFPMLMVAWKWGPALAAGCTIVMKPAEQTPLSCLRMAQLAKEVGFPDGVINVVPGFGPTAGAAVVKHPMIDKVAFTGEHRTAQTITRDSAETLKRLTFELGGKSPNVIFADADLDAAAQGTYTGLYLNQGQCCCAGSRVFVEESVHDEFLDKLKRLTVQRRVGNPFDGDTEQGPQIDQAQFDKIMSYIDKGKEQGAQCVAGGERVGDKGYFIQPTIFDSVQDDMAIAKEEIFGPVLSMLTFNDKEDLIRRANDTCYGLAAAVWTRDVSLAHEFAARVRAGTIWVNTYDAFDARAPFGGFKMSGYGRELGEEGLKAYTESKTVTMAL from the coding sequence ATGTCGACCACGCTTTCCCCCAACGAGCTGGACGTCAAAATCGACCACGCCGAATGCTTCATCAACGGCGAATTCGTTCCCGCCGCCAGTGGCAAGACATTCGCAACGATCAATCCGGCGACCGAAGAAGAGATTTGCCAAGTCGCCGAAGGCGATGCCGAAGACGTCGACCGGGCGGCCAAGGCGGCCCGCGCCGCGTTGGAATCAGGGCCTTGGGCACGGATGGATGCCGCCGATCGTGGACGGTTGATGTACCGGCTGGCCGACCGAATCGAACAAGACATCGATTCCCTGGCCGCATTGGAAACGCTGGACAACGGCAAGCCGATTCGCGAAAGCCGCGGCGGCGATTTGCCGTTGGTGGTCGACGTGCTTCGATACTACGCCGGCTTTGCCGACAAGATCCAAGGCAGCACGATTCCGGTTCGCGGCAACCATTTTTGCTACACACGGCGTGAACCCATCGGGGTGGCGGGCCAGATCATCCCTTGGAACTTCCCCATGCTGATGGTCGCTTGGAAATGGGGTCCCGCGTTGGCCGCCGGATGCACGATCGTCATGAAGCCTGCTGAGCAAACACCGCTAAGCTGTTTGCGGATGGCACAATTGGCCAAGGAAGTCGGCTTTCCCGATGGCGTCATCAACGTCGTTCCTGGTTTCGGGCCGACCGCGGGGGCCGCAGTGGTCAAGCACCCGATGATCGACAAGGTCGCTTTCACGGGCGAACACCGAACCGCGCAAACGATCACTCGTGATTCGGCCGAGACGCTGAAACGATTGACGTTCGAACTGGGCGGCAAAAGCCCCAACGTAATTTTCGCCGATGCCGATCTGGATGCCGCCGCCCAGGGGACCTACACCGGTCTGTACTTGAACCAGGGCCAATGCTGCTGCGCGGGCAGTCGCGTGTTTGTTGAAGAAAGCGTGCACGACGAATTCTTGGACAAACTGAAACGTCTGACCGTCCAGCGGCGCGTCGGCAATCCGTTTGATGGCGACACCGAACAGGGCCCACAAATCGACCAGGCCCAGTTCGACAAAATCATGTCGTACATCGACAAGGGGAAAGAGCAGGGTGCCCAGTGTGTCGCCGGCGGCGAGCGGGTCGGCGACAAAGGCTACTTCATCCAGCCGACGATCTTTGATTCGGTCCAAGACGACATGGCGATCGCCAAAGAAGAAATCTTCGGTCCGGTGCTTAGCATGTTGACCTTCAACGACAAAGAAGACCTGATCCGCCGTGCCAACGACACCTGCTATGGTTTGGCCGCGGCGGTGTGGACACGCGACGTATCGCTGGCCCATGAATTTGCCGCCCGAGTTCGCGCCGGGACGATTTGGGTCAACACTTATGACGCCTTCGACGCTCGCGCCCCGTTCGGCGGATTCAAGATGTCCGGTTACGGACGCGAACTGGGCGAAGAAGGTTTGAAGGCGTATACCGAAAGCAAAACCGTCACGATGGCACTTTGA
- a CDS encoding thiamine-phosphate kinase, whose protein sequence is METSFLAYLRGRCRTLPEVEVGIGDDAAVLAPVQGRQVICADQIIDGVDFDTAGQSLPDIGFKAMAINLSDIAAMGAVPDAAFVTLALPKGDATQTAGAVYEGILESAARHQVSIAGGDLSVYDGPLSINITMTGHVAAGEPWLRSGACEGDAIVVSGAFGGSILGRHLRPTSRLSLAATLRRLVDVHAAIDASDGLSLDLDRMLAASRVGAELDIDQIPIHDDAHRQSEQSGRTAFEHAWSDGEDFELIMTMSADDAQKALDDPEIGKDLRRIGTVVGRTGLWKRDKGSLKRLSPQGYLHG, encoded by the coding sequence ATGGAAACATCCTTTTTGGCATATTTACGTGGTCGTTGCCGAACTCTTCCCGAGGTGGAGGTCGGCATCGGCGATGACGCCGCGGTCTTGGCGCCGGTCCAAGGCCGGCAAGTGATTTGCGCTGACCAGATCATCGACGGGGTGGATTTCGACACCGCCGGCCAGTCTTTGCCCGATATCGGGTTCAAGGCGATGGCGATCAATCTGTCCGACATCGCTGCGATGGGGGCCGTACCCGATGCGGCGTTCGTCACGCTTGCATTGCCCAAGGGCGATGCGACCCAAACGGCCGGGGCGGTCTATGAAGGCATCTTGGAATCTGCCGCCCGCCATCAGGTTTCGATCGCCGGCGGAGACCTTTCGGTATATGACGGCCCATTGTCGATCAACATCACCATGACCGGACACGTGGCCGCGGGCGAACCCTGGTTACGAAGTGGTGCGTGTGAAGGCGATGCGATTGTCGTCTCCGGTGCATTCGGTGGTAGCATTCTGGGGCGGCATCTGCGTCCGACCAGTCGATTGTCCCTGGCGGCGACGCTACGTCGCTTGGTCGACGTCCACGCGGCGATCGATGCCAGCGACGGATTATCGTTGGACCTGGACCGTATGCTGGCCGCCAGCCGTGTCGGCGCGGAACTGGATATCGATCAGATCCCGATCCACGACGACGCCCACCGGCAAAGCGAACAGAGCGGACGCACCGCGTTTGAACACGCCTGGAGCGACGGCGAAGATTTTGAATTGATCATGACGATGTCGGCCGACGATGCGCAAAAGGCCCTCGACGATCCGGAAATCGGTAAAGACCTCCGGCGTATCGGTACCGTTGTCGGCCGAACCGGACTTTGGAAGCGAGACAAAGGCAGCCTGAAGCGACTGTCGCCCCAAGGATACCTGCACGGATGA
- a CDS encoding 3-keto-disaccharide hydrolase has protein sequence MKLTATTQWFTLWQSRVFHPRLSHHPPWDQVMKLRRCISIFAIALVGCVLGNGPNAFGQAEVADGFQSLFNGTDLSGWVIPEGDGGHWKVVDGVIDYDAMSEASGDKNLKTEQEFTDFILKIDWRLKQTTGLMDIPVVLSDGTYLTDRSGNKITIKRPNADSGVYLRGDSRAQLNIWCWPIGSGEVYGHRNNPKTPPEIRAALTPRLNADKPVGQWNRFEIILVDDRVTVMLNDQLVLENAQLPGLPEKGPIVLQHHGGMRDGEYSPASSLIQFKNIWIKPLD, from the coding sequence GTGAAACTGACAGCGACGACGCAGTGGTTTACGCTGTGGCAGTCACGTGTTTTCCATCCCCGCCTTTCCCACCACCCGCCTTGGGACCAAGTCATGAAACTGCGTCGCTGTATTTCAATTTTTGCCATTGCTTTGGTTGGCTGCGTCTTGGGCAACGGCCCCAACGCTTTCGGCCAAGCCGAAGTCGCTGACGGATTTCAATCCCTGTTTAACGGCACCGACCTTTCGGGGTGGGTGATTCCCGAAGGCGACGGGGGACACTGGAAGGTGGTCGACGGCGTCATCGACTATGACGCGATGTCCGAAGCCAGCGGCGACAAGAACCTGAAAACTGAACAGGAATTCACCGACTTCATCCTGAAAATCGATTGGCGTTTGAAGCAGACAACCGGCTTGATGGACATCCCGGTCGTGCTAAGCGATGGGACCTACTTGACCGATCGATCCGGAAACAAAATCACCATCAAGAGGCCTAACGCGGATTCAGGCGTGTATTTGCGTGGGGACAGCCGAGCCCAGCTGAACATCTGGTGCTGGCCGATCGGATCAGGCGAAGTCTATGGCCACCGCAACAATCCCAAGACACCTCCAGAAATCCGCGCCGCTTTGACACCGCGGTTGAACGCGGACAAACCGGTGGGCCAGTGGAACCGGTTCGAAATCATCTTGGTCGACGATAGAGTGACCGTGATGCTGAATGACCAATTGGTTCTGGAGAACGCCCAGTTGCCCGGGCTGCCCGAGAAGGGCCCGATCGTTTTGCAACACCACGGCGGTATGCGAGACGGCGAATACTCGCCCGCGTCCAGCTTGATCCAGTTCAAGAACATTTGGATCAAACCGCTGGACTGA
- a CDS encoding coiled-coil domain-containing protein → MNAWIGIPVMSAFLFVLGGILIGHLLWYRDRTSDLKAVDEAEGKYAKARISAVQRKRDVGELERRLDQREREVKQQELELQKLKKQHHAWETQNEDVQAQLQRLENARQNALATAKQAEEDRHASELAVEEMKTRLDDERQRHQQTQADAQKEFNRVVASQQQAESHLREMEAALDQAKQDAAQFEAQLKQLAEDKNEQVHEHTNDLKRIETLQDEIASLTAELRKQQSDSADLIAARDELEQRVEQSAEQLDVQVRKTESLIQQLSEQRESSKSFQATIDEQKNVIAQQAERITVLVEQTSQQDESVAKQITQLRDEATMLNENLTAERDAHDATKQQNIELRDAQQTLERQIAELKERLQQADTRHQASLQQMNETQDELLRANQMLVDLRSTVEDRTQKNIELESRHAELRTQAAVADQLQGELQQANHQVAELQSRVESLDAMVADLKQQKHTLVQMRNKASEQNDQSKIALVAVNETVDQLRVALRQREQELTARVDAAHAKVTESETQSRKLQEHVESLQSKLAEMDVLQSQLDEARDALAKRDDAYQSSCAELQASTQEIAELKTRLDQAHVDLDQSRGELSLSQDRAQRLESTLQEHAAQIQTLQSTLSDRDETVQQTQIELQQQSDQVQRLSDQLSDTRQEVLSAEDRLHEHADTIANLKAELESAIQRYTAAQQSLSESESRVTQLTGDLAEAEPFRDRAKQLQNQIDHLEAQLRMVLAEHEDSLEANAKMQDRLSEVEAELHGATKTIRELRRSRASMGLAQRTDDQDDSARRAA, encoded by the coding sequence ATGAATGCCTGGATTGGCATCCCCGTCATGTCCGCCTTTCTGTTTGTCTTGGGCGGAATTCTGATTGGCCACTTGCTGTGGTATCGCGACCGAACCAGCGATTTGAAGGCGGTGGACGAAGCCGAAGGCAAATATGCCAAGGCCCGCATATCAGCGGTGCAACGCAAACGTGACGTCGGTGAACTGGAACGACGTTTGGACCAGCGGGAACGCGAGGTCAAGCAACAGGAACTGGAACTCCAGAAGCTGAAGAAACAGCATCACGCCTGGGAAACTCAAAACGAAGACGTCCAAGCCCAACTGCAGCGTTTGGAAAACGCACGCCAGAATGCGTTGGCCACCGCCAAACAGGCCGAAGAAGATCGACACGCCAGCGAATTGGCCGTCGAGGAAATGAAAACACGGCTGGACGACGAACGACAGCGTCATCAGCAAACCCAGGCCGACGCACAAAAGGAATTCAACCGCGTCGTGGCTTCGCAGCAGCAGGCTGAGAGCCACCTGCGCGAAATGGAAGCTGCCTTGGATCAGGCCAAACAGGATGCCGCTCAATTCGAAGCACAGCTAAAGCAGCTGGCCGAGGACAAGAACGAACAGGTCCACGAGCACACCAATGACCTGAAGCGGATCGAGACGCTGCAGGACGAAATCGCGTCGTTGACCGCCGAGCTTCGCAAACAGCAATCCGATTCGGCGGACCTAATCGCCGCTCGAGACGAATTGGAACAACGTGTTGAACAATCCGCCGAGCAACTGGACGTCCAGGTTCGCAAGACGGAATCGTTGATCCAGCAATTGTCCGAACAGCGCGAATCGAGCAAGTCTTTCCAAGCGACGATCGACGAACAGAAAAACGTCATCGCGCAACAGGCCGAACGCATCACCGTGCTGGTGGAACAGACCAGCCAACAAGACGAATCGGTGGCCAAGCAGATCACGCAACTGCGCGACGAGGCCACCATGCTGAATGAGAATCTGACCGCCGAACGTGATGCCCATGACGCCACCAAACAACAGAACATCGAACTGAGAGATGCCCAACAAACGTTGGAACGTCAGATCGCTGAGCTGAAAGAACGTCTGCAGCAGGCTGACACGCGACATCAGGCCAGTCTGCAACAGATGAACGAAACTCAAGACGAACTGTTGCGTGCGAACCAGATGCTGGTCGATCTGCGGTCCACTGTCGAAGACCGAACCCAAAAGAATATCGAACTGGAATCACGGCACGCCGAACTGCGAACCCAAGCGGCAGTTGCCGATCAATTGCAGGGCGAACTACAGCAGGCCAACCATCAAGTCGCCGAACTGCAGTCACGTGTCGAATCGTTGGATGCGATGGTGGCGGATCTGAAGCAGCAAAAGCACACGTTGGTTCAAATGCGCAACAAGGCCAGCGAACAAAACGATCAGTCCAAGATCGCTTTGGTCGCGGTCAACGAAACCGTGGATCAATTGCGAGTCGCGCTTCGTCAACGCGAGCAAGAACTGACCGCGCGCGTCGATGCGGCGCACGCAAAGGTGACCGAGTCGGAGACCCAGTCCAGAAAGCTGCAAGAACATGTCGAATCGCTGCAATCCAAGCTGGCGGAGATGGACGTGTTGCAATCGCAGCTGGATGAGGCCCGCGATGCCTTGGCCAAACGCGACGACGCCTATCAGTCGTCTTGCGCGGAGCTGCAGGCATCGACACAGGAAATCGCGGAGTTGAAGACCCGTTTGGATCAAGCTCACGTCGATCTGGATCAAAGCCGTGGCGAATTGTCGTTGTCCCAGGACCGCGCCCAACGATTGGAATCGACGCTGCAGGAACACGCCGCACAGATTCAAACGCTGCAGTCGACTTTGTCGGATCGCGATGAAACGGTTCAGCAAACACAGATTGAATTGCAACAGCAATCGGACCAAGTCCAGCGGCTGTCCGATCAGCTCAGTGATACGCGACAAGAAGTTCTGTCGGCCGAAGATCGTCTGCATGAGCACGCCGACACGATCGCCAACTTGAAAGCGGAACTGGAATCGGCAATCCAACGCTACACCGCAGCACAGCAGTCGCTAAGCGAAAGCGAAAGCCGTGTCACGCAGCTGACCGGCGACCTAGCCGAAGCGGAGCCGTTCCGAGACCGTGCCAAGCAATTGCAAAACCAGATCGATCATTTGGAAGCCCAGCTGCGAATGGTGTTGGCCGAGCACGAAGACAGCTTGGAGGCGAACGCCAAAATGCAGGATCGATTGAGCGAAGTCGAAGCCGAACTGCATGGTGCGACCAAAACGATCCGCGAATTGCGTCGAAGTCGGGCCAGCATGGGATTGGCCCAACGAACGGACGACCAAGACGATTCGGCCCGCCGCGCCGCCTAG
- a CDS encoding sulfatase-like hydrolase/transferase, whose product MWLCLFWTMTIGLMLAERPLAAADPPGGQRSSRPNVLLIIVDDLGAADLSCLGSTDMRTPHLDDLFARSLQLQRFYANCPVCSPTRASVLTGFYPDRVGVPGVIRTHQENSWGNFSPSKPTLSGALQDAGYHTEAIGKWHLGLTEEDHPHRHGFDHFHGFLGDMMDDYYNHLRHGQHYMRDGATPVHPEGHATDVFTSWAEAFISKQTEHADRPWFMYLAYNAPHTPIQPPQDWLERVWQREASIEPRRAKLVALIEHLDEGIGRVLKRLADTGQDQNTIVVFTSDNGGQVNVGANNGNLRDGKGSMYEGGLRIPGSLYIPPGCGAIAETTIGSVTKAATCTADLMPTVLDLVGAEIPDGLDGRSLVPMIRNPATDWEDPREIYFVRREGGKAYGGLTCEAVLVGQTKLVHNLPTSRFELFDLSDDPLEQVDLSDRQSGKFRDMQLRLQRHIQNGGRVPWQ is encoded by the coding sequence ATGTGGCTGTGCTTGTTCTGGACGATGACGATCGGTTTGATGTTGGCTGAACGCCCGCTGGCGGCCGCCGACCCCCCTGGGGGGCAGCGCAGCAGCCGTCCGAATGTTCTGCTGATCATCGTCGACGATCTGGGCGCGGCCGATCTGTCATGCCTGGGATCGACCGACATGCGGACACCGCATCTGGACGACCTCTTTGCACGTTCGTTGCAGCTTCAGCGTTTCTACGCGAATTGTCCGGTTTGTTCGCCGACACGTGCTTCCGTCCTGACCGGCTTTTATCCCGATCGCGTCGGCGTGCCGGGTGTGATCCGAACGCATCAGGAAAACAGTTGGGGTAACTTTTCGCCTTCGAAACCGACCCTGTCGGGTGCCCTGCAAGATGCCGGTTACCACACCGAAGCAATCGGAAAATGGCATCTGGGATTGACCGAAGAAGACCATCCACATCGACACGGCTTTGATCATTTCCATGGATTCTTGGGCGACATGATGGATGACTACTACAACCATCTGCGTCACGGCCAACATTACATGCGTGATGGCGCGACGCCTGTTCACCCGGAAGGTCACGCCACCGACGTCTTCACTTCATGGGCCGAAGCCTTCATTTCGAAACAAACCGAACACGCCGATCGTCCCTGGTTTATGTATTTGGCCTACAACGCGCCACACACTCCCATTCAACCACCGCAAGACTGGTTGGAACGCGTGTGGCAACGCGAGGCATCGATCGAACCGCGACGCGCCAAACTGGTCGCATTGATCGAGCATTTGGACGAAGGCATCGGTCGTGTTTTGAAACGGCTTGCCGACACCGGCCAAGATCAAAACACCATCGTTGTCTTCACCAGCGACAACGGCGGTCAGGTCAATGTTGGTGCGAACAACGGCAACCTACGTGACGGTAAAGGCTCCATGTACGAAGGCGGTCTCAGGATCCCCGGTTCGCTGTACATTCCGCCGGGATGTGGTGCGATCGCCGAAACCACCATCGGCAGTGTGACCAAGGCGGCGACTTGCACCGCGGATTTGATGCCCACCGTCTTGGACCTGGTCGGTGCCGAGATCCCGGATGGGTTGGACGGACGGTCATTGGTCCCAATGATTCGGAACCCGGCAACCGATTGGGAGGATCCACGAGAGATTTACTTTGTCCGCCGCGAAGGCGGCAAAGCTTATGGTGGCCTGACCTGCGAAGCCGTCTTGGTCGGCCAGACGAAACTGGTGCACAACTTGCCCACCAGCCGTTTTGAACTGTTTGATTTGTCCGACGACCCGCTGGAACAGGTTGACCTGTCGGATCGTCAATCCGGGAAGTTCCGGGACATGCAATTGCGGCTGCAGCGTCACATCCAGAACGGTGGCCGCGTCCCTTGGCAATAA
- a CDS encoding serine/threonine protein kinase codes for MSKDDSIQPNASTVHRRDSALRPKDAPVNPSSSGADDLVSEEAQTVIRGSSVGRASGVSASAGGAASGGALSGGNIDRSPASVAKVLSGQNLNHFHLQELIGGGGMGAVFRARDEHLDRVVAIKVIPFVGDDVDLGRRFRNEAQSAAKLDHPNIARVFDVGQVDHWNYIVFEFVQGTNIRDRVIRDGPFSIDDAVFATCQLAGAIGHAAERGIVHRDIKPSNVVINADEQIKLVDMGLARSENVELSEDMTASGVTLGTFDYISPEQALDPRDADVRSDIYSLGCTLYFMITGQPPYPGGTMLQKLLSHGNAPPPDPRSLRQDVSDDLVLVLQKMLAKSPGDRYQNVTDLIADLQEVAAREGLKRSLSIARPLPSSEGLWTPAIRQFLPWAVAVVVLLAVALWLQIDSRLRDNELQIQMPDRIGMVTGSDAIPSARRSPMGDEPEPASGDTRTASPSDARNPETPVDPPGPPATNGFEVIDDPSGSADGAAVTGRVADAPGAAVSDSVAMPSAVGDANTSPSETAAGVDVPSVATTKPPADRSPPSLGTALPDGKLALPMEIAPPLIARVIDQLDNPYPGLNLRDVTIEGVAFVNSLSDAFDLARVHRLDRIELAAKVIRTGPIRVPVDSMQIVSVVDRTLLWVQADEDLSMQRSQLIDVGDRRTEWDGIDFFWDVGATEADGGTLFSIGANRMFRMTDCTVTVRNSSRHDHVYAMEVNADSEESFADVPESDETVTGESPALPLVAIEMENVAIRGEMTLLHLSDAAELQLKWNNGFLAVSQRFMDCVGAAEPPSATTPAMQVEISRLTASIPEGFYRARMGFVESYPVTLKRQADRCVFLQRTGVPHFEIRGIDPSASIKSLIQTRGQANAYVYPQATALEDPLVSIGEINQPPRQIRLDTMIAEEPEDWSGERDPLWSVRWSVFPLPTRPPSELLSEDFRQDGSILSGFDQQTLPPLPPIAWD; via the coding sequence GTGTCCAAAGACGATTCGATCCAGCCGAACGCATCGACGGTCCACCGGCGGGATTCGGCACTTCGTCCGAAGGACGCACCGGTGAATCCGTCGTCCTCGGGGGCGGATGATCTGGTGTCCGAAGAAGCGCAAACGGTGATCCGCGGTTCATCGGTCGGGCGTGCCTCCGGCGTCAGCGCATCGGCCGGCGGTGCGGCTTCCGGTGGTGCCCTGTCCGGCGGTAACATCGACCGATCCCCGGCATCGGTGGCCAAGGTCTTGTCGGGACAAAACCTCAACCATTTCCACCTTCAGGAACTGATCGGTGGCGGTGGCATGGGCGCGGTCTTTCGGGCTCGCGACGAACACCTGGATCGCGTGGTCGCAATCAAGGTGATTCCCTTTGTCGGTGACGACGTCGATCTTGGACGCCGGTTTCGCAACGAGGCGCAAAGCGCGGCCAAGTTGGACCATCCGAACATCGCCCGGGTCTTTGATGTCGGCCAGGTCGATCATTGGAATTACATCGTTTTCGAATTCGTCCAAGGGACCAATATTCGCGATCGGGTGATTCGCGATGGCCCCTTCAGTATCGACGACGCCGTGTTTGCAACGTGCCAATTGGCCGGGGCGATCGGGCACGCAGCCGAACGCGGCATCGTGCACCGCGACATCAAACCATCCAATGTCGTCATCAACGCGGATGAACAGATCAAGCTTGTCGACATGGGCTTGGCCCGTAGCGAGAACGTCGAACTAAGCGAAGACATGACTGCCAGCGGCGTCACCCTGGGGACGTTTGACTACATTTCGCCAGAACAGGCACTTGACCCGCGCGACGCGGATGTCCGCAGCGATATCTATTCGCTCGGCTGCACGCTGTACTTCATGATCACGGGGCAACCGCCCTACCCCGGCGGCACGATGCTGCAGAAGTTGCTAAGCCATGGCAACGCTCCGCCACCGGACCCACGGTCGCTGCGGCAAGATGTAAGCGACGACTTGGTGTTGGTCTTGCAGAAAATGTTGGCCAAGTCACCGGGCGATCGTTACCAAAACGTCACCGATTTGATCGCCGATTTGCAGGAGGTCGCCGCGCGCGAAGGCTTGAAGCGTTCTCTGTCCATTGCCCGCCCGCTTCCCAGCAGCGAAGGACTTTGGACACCCGCGATTCGACAGTTTCTGCCCTGGGCCGTCGCGGTCGTGGTTTTGTTGGCGGTCGCTTTGTGGTTGCAAATTGATTCGCGACTGCGCGACAACGAACTGCAGATTCAAATGCCGGATCGCATCGGCATGGTGACCGGATCGGACGCGATTCCCTCGGCCAGACGTTCGCCGATGGGCGATGAACCAGAGCCAGCATCTGGCGACACCCGCACGGCGTCGCCATCAGACGCGCGAAATCCAGAAACTCCCGTCGATCCGCCTGGTCCGCCCGCGACCAACGGTTTCGAAGTGATCGATGATCCGTCGGGAAGTGCCGACGGCGCCGCTGTCACCGGACGCGTGGCCGATGCACCGGGGGCTGCTGTTTCGGATTCCGTCGCGATGCCCAGTGCGGTCGGTGATGCGAATACGTCGCCGTCGGAAACGGCCGCAGGTGTTGATGTCCCCAGCGTAGCGACTACGAAACCGCCGGCCGATCGATCGCCGCCATCGTTGGGAACCGCCTTGCCCGACGGCAAGCTGGCCTTGCCGATGGAAATCGCCCCGCCATTGATCGCAAGGGTCATCGACCAGTTGGACAATCCCTATCCCGGATTGAATCTTCGCGATGTGACCATCGAAGGTGTGGCTTTTGTCAATTCTCTGTCAGACGCGTTTGATCTAGCTAGGGTGCATCGACTGGATCGAATCGAGTTGGCTGCGAAGGTGATTCGCACCGGACCGATCCGAGTCCCCGTTGATTCGATGCAGATCGTGTCCGTCGTGGATCGCACGTTGTTGTGGGTCCAGGCGGACGAAGACCTATCGATGCAGCGGTCTCAATTGATTGACGTCGGCGACCGACGCACCGAGTGGGATGGGATCGATTTCTTTTGGGACGTCGGTGCCACCGAAGCGGATGGGGGGACGTTGTTTTCAATCGGTGCCAACCGCATGTTTCGAATGACCGACTGCACGGTCACGGTTCGCAATTCATCGCGTCACGATCACGTCTATGCGATGGAGGTCAATGCGGATTCAGAGGAATCGTTTGCGGACGTGCCGGAATCGGATGAGACGGTCACCGGTGAGAGTCCCGCGTTGCCGTTGGTCGCCATTGAGATGGAGAATGTGGCGATACGCGGTGAGATGACGTTGTTGCACTTGAGCGATGCTGCGGAATTACAATTGAAGTGGAACAATGGATTCTTGGCCGTGTCCCAGCGTTTCATGGATTGCGTCGGGGCCGCCGAACCGCCGTCGGCCACCACGCCGGCGATGCAGGTGGAAATCAGCCGGCTGACCGCATCGATCCCCGAAGGCTTTTACCGGGCGCGGATGGGATTTGTCGAATCGTATCCGGTGACGCTAAAACGCCAGGCTGATCGCTGCGTTTTTCTGCAGCGTACGGGGGTTCCGCATTTCGAAATTCGCGGGATCGACCCGTCCGCGTCCATCAAGTCACTGATCCAGACTCGAGGCCAAGCCAACGCGTACGTGTATCCACAGGCGACGGCTTTGGAAGATCCGTTGGTTTCGATCGGCGAGATCAACCAGCCGCCCAGGCAGATTCGATTGGACACGATGATCGCAGAAGAACCCGAGGATTGGTCGGGCGAAAGGGATCCGCTGTGGTCGGTTCGTTGGTCGGTGTTCCCCCTGCCGACCCGCCCGCCGAGCGAGTTGTTGAGCGAGGATTTTCGCCAGGACGGATCGATCCTGAGCGGTTTTGATCAACAAACTTTGCCGCCTCTGCCGCCGATCGCCTGGGACTGA
- a CDS encoding 3-keto-disaccharide hydrolase, whose amino-acid sequence MSKVCLAGLVIASCVVAAVPAPADSPSGAEEGFVALFDGQSLDGWKVSEENPDSWKVQDGKLVCEGPRAHLFYVGELAPFKDFHFKAEVMTTPGSNSGIYFHTKYQPSGWPKYGYECQVNITHKDPKKTSSLYSVKNVDDPGLKDNEWYTQEIIVRGKEITLKVNGKVMVQYTEPSDQEAFSDSFERRLGEGTFALQAHDPDSKAYFRNLRVKKL is encoded by the coding sequence ATGTCGAAAGTCTGTTTGGCCGGTCTGGTCATTGCATCGTGCGTTGTCGCCGCTGTCCCCGCACCGGCGGATTCACCGTCCGGTGCCGAAGAAGGTTTCGTTGCCCTTTTCGACGGCCAGTCGCTGGATGGTTGGAAGGTGTCGGAGGAGAATCCGGATTCTTGGAAGGTGCAAGACGGCAAGTTGGTTTGCGAAGGCCCCAGGGCCCACTTGTTTTACGTCGGCGAATTGGCGCCCTTCAAAGACTTTCATTTCAAGGCGGAGGTCATGACCACGCCCGGAAGCAATTCCGGTATCTACTTTCACACCAAGTACCAGCCGAGCGGTTGGCCAAAGTATGGCTACGAATGCCAAGTCAACATCACGCACAAGGATCCCAAGAAGACCAGTTCGCTGTACAGCGTCAAAAACGTCGATGATCCAGGCCTGAAAGACAACGAATGGTACACGCAAGAAATCATCGTTCGCGGAAAAGAGATCACTTTGAAAGTGAACGGAAAAGTCATGGTTCAGTACACCGAACCCAGTGACCAGGAAGCTTTCAGCGATAGCTTTGAACGTCGTTTGGGCGAAGGCACTTTTGCCCTGCAAGCTCACGATCCCGACAGCAAAGCCTATTTTCGAAACCTGCGGGTCAAAAAGCTTTAA